Proteins encoded in a region of the Pseudomonas sp. PDNC002 genome:
- a CDS encoding histidine kinase — MNKAPSSEPSGNDRFFVGSPPAGRTSLRKSIVVRFGCYLTLLVSLALAGMFSALLFADYSHQDAAVINQAGSLRMLTYRLALDPSPINRQALQSTLAARLDSDEITRLLRRSDADAPIQQQHRQLREELRKLDLAQEPALTTLDTFVGHIDGFVGTLQRNAEQRSQMLSTVQGLCLFLSLLVVFISLYDLSYHVVGPLRELTGTARRLGQGDLSARVSSSGEDELSQLGERFNQMAEELQASYRELEARVEEKTRALSNSHQRLELLYDSARRLGQDPYDERTLQPLLNQLERVLQAGKVTLCLNKDGVERAYSSLTTDGVTGGFCLQGDCGACRAQADHCGERSQGINPLLMQPLSIGEHRFGELFIETASGQLEDWQRQFAEGFCDNIARTFALTLQQEQENRLALFAERSTIARELHDSLAQSLSYLKIQVSRLATLLKRDVPPEKIDETLDELREGLNSAYRQLRELLTTFRLSLEQSSLEAALVKTVEEFGERGGLAVELDNRLAHIPLNPNEEIHILQIVREALSNVVRHAQARHATVTLFEDAEDQVCITVDDDGVGFDPAQSRNGHYGLSIMRERSQTLEASFSIAPREPQGTRVSVRFTHKPLTQSPETTP; from the coding sequence ATGAACAAAGCGCCTTCCTCCGAGCCCTCCGGCAACGACCGATTCTTTGTGGGTAGTCCCCCTGCCGGACGCACGTCCCTGCGCAAATCCATCGTCGTTCGCTTCGGCTGCTACCTCACCCTGCTGGTATCCCTGGCCCTGGCCGGCATGTTCAGCGCCCTGCTGTTCGCCGACTATTCGCATCAGGATGCGGCGGTGATCAACCAGGCCGGCTCGCTGCGCATGCTCACCTATCGCCTGGCGCTCGACCCGTCGCCAATCAATCGCCAGGCGTTGCAATCCACCCTCGCCGCCCGCCTGGACAGCGACGAGATCACCCGCCTGCTGCGCCGCTCCGATGCCGATGCGCCGATCCAGCAGCAGCACCGGCAACTGCGAGAGGAACTGCGCAAACTCGACCTCGCCCAAGAGCCGGCGCTGACCACCCTGGATACCTTTGTCGGCCACATCGACGGCTTCGTCGGCACCCTGCAACGCAACGCCGAACAGCGCTCGCAGATGCTCAGCACAGTGCAGGGCCTGTGCCTGTTCCTCAGCCTGCTGGTGGTGTTCATCAGCCTCTACGACCTCAGCTACCACGTGGTCGGTCCACTGCGCGAACTCACTGGCACAGCTCGCCGCCTGGGCCAGGGCGACCTCAGCGCGCGGGTCAGCAGCAGTGGCGAGGACGAGTTGAGTCAATTGGGCGAGCGCTTCAACCAGATGGCCGAGGAACTCCAGGCCAGCTACCGCGAACTGGAAGCGCGGGTTGAAGAGAAGACCCGTGCCCTCTCCAACAGCCACCAACGCCTGGAATTGCTCTACGACAGTGCCCGCCGCCTGGGCCAGGACCCGTATGACGAGCGCACCCTGCAACCGCTGCTGAACCAGCTCGAGCGCGTGCTGCAGGCCGGCAAGGTGACCCTCTGCCTGAACAAGGACGGCGTCGAGCGCGCCTACAGTTCGCTCACCACCGACGGCGTCACCGGCGGCTTCTGCCTGCAGGGCGACTGCGGTGCCTGCCGCGCCCAGGCCGACCATTGCGGTGAGCGGAGCCAAGGCATCAATCCGCTGTTGATGCAGCCGCTGTCCATTGGCGAACACCGCTTCGGCGAACTGTTCATCGAGACCGCCAGCGGCCAGTTGGAAGACTGGCAGCGGCAGTTCGCCGAAGGTTTCTGCGACAACATCGCGCGCACCTTCGCCCTGACCCTGCAGCAGGAACAGGAGAACCGCCTGGCGCTGTTCGCCGAGCGCAGCACCATCGCCCGCGAGTTGCACGACTCGCTGGCGCAGTCGCTGTCCTACCTGAAGATCCAGGTCAGCCGCCTGGCCACCCTGCTCAAGCGCGACGTCCCGCCGGAAAAGATCGACGAGACCCTCGACGAACTGCGCGAAGGCCTCAACAGCGCCTATCGGCAGCTACGCGAACTGCTCACCACCTTCCGCCTGAGCCTGGAGCAGTCGAGCCTGGAAGCGGCGCTGGTGAAGACCGTGGAAGAGTTCGGCGAACGCGGTGGGCTGGCCGTCGAGCTGGACAACCGGCTGGCGCATATTCCGCTCAACCCCAACGAGGAAATCCACATCCTGCAGATCGTCCGCGAGGCTCTTTCCAACGTGGTACGGCACGCTCAGGCACGGCACGCGACAGTCACCCTGTTTGAAGATGCCGAGGATCAGGTATGCATCACCGTGGACGATGACGGCGTGGGCTTTGACCCAGCGCAGAGCCGCAATGGGCACTATGGGCTTAGCATCATGCGGGAGCGCAGCCAGACCCTGGAAGCCAGCTTCAGCATCGCCCCGCGCGAGCCGCAAGGTACCCGCGTCAGCGTGCGCTTCACCCACAAACCCCTGACGCAGTCCCCGGAGACCACCCCATGA
- the narL gene encoding two-component system response regulator NarL, with translation MTATPTDDRARILLVDDHPMMRKGVIQLLEFEDDLSVVGEAGSGEEALRKAAELDPDMILLDLNMKGMNGLDTLRALREQGVVARIVVFTVSDDRNDVINVLRAGADGYLLKDMEPERLLEHIRQAATGQLTISPQLTQVLAQALRGDDRPKGIEELTDRERQILRQLAHGYSNKMIARKLDITEGTVKVHVKRVLHKLGMRSRVEAAVWAVENHLV, from the coding sequence ATGACGGCCACCCCCACCGATGACCGTGCGCGCATCCTGCTCGTCGATGACCATCCGATGATGCGCAAGGGCGTGATCCAGTTGCTGGAGTTCGAGGACGACCTGAGTGTGGTGGGTGAGGCCGGCAGCGGCGAAGAAGCCCTGCGCAAGGCCGCCGAGCTGGACCCGGACATGATCCTGCTCGACCTGAACATGAAGGGCATGAACGGCCTCGACACCCTGCGCGCCCTGCGCGAGCAAGGCGTGGTCGCGCGCATCGTGGTGTTCACCGTCTCCGACGATCGCAACGACGTGATCAACGTCCTGCGCGCCGGCGCCGACGGCTACCTGCTCAAGGACATGGAACCCGAGCGCCTGCTGGAACACATCCGCCAGGCCGCCACCGGCCAGCTCACCATCAGCCCGCAGCTGACCCAGGTACTGGCCCAGGCCCTGCGCGGCGATGACCGGCCCAAGGGCATCGAAGAACTCACCGACCGCGAACGGCAGATCCTCCGCCAGCTCGCCCACGGCTACAGCAACAAGATGATCGCGCGCAAACTCGACATCACCGAAGGCACCGTGAAGGTCCATGTGAAGCGCGTGCTGCACAAGCTGGGCATGCGCTCACGGGTGGAAGCAGCGGTTTGGGCGGTGGAGAACCATCTGGTCTGA
- a CDS encoding putative zinc-binding protein — protein sequence MSPSPHLPLVYSCSGCSNLAQLANDLALRLDRDGLAEMSCIAGVGGDVPALVKKACSGRRIIAVDGCHLHCVQNCLARHGVKAAHELTLTEYGLKKRYGQEAPVQDFEMLYEELRFLLRSAT from the coding sequence ATGTCGCCTTCGCCGCACCTGCCCCTCGTGTACTCCTGCTCCGGCTGCTCCAACCTCGCGCAACTGGCGAACGATCTCGCCCTGCGCCTGGACCGTGATGGACTGGCGGAAATGTCCTGCATTGCGGGAGTGGGCGGCGACGTGCCGGCACTGGTGAAGAAGGCCTGCTCGGGCCGGAGGATCATCGCCGTGGACGGCTGCCACCTGCACTGTGTGCAGAACTGCCTGGCGCGCCACGGTGTGAAGGCCGCGCACGAACTCACCCTGACCGAGTACGGCCTCAAGAAGCGCTATGGCCAGGAGGCGCCGGTGCAGGATTTCGAGATGCTCTACGAGGAACTCAGGTTTCTCCTTCGCTCCGCTACCTAG